A portion of the Acidobacteriaceae bacterium genome contains these proteins:
- a CDS encoding GAF domain-containing sensor histidine kinase, producing the protein MDAYTRFSAPVPQHDAERVATLNRYAILDTPPEQAFDDITEIAAYICAAPYSTITLVDRDRQWFKSEVGFGTNETGRDDGFCACAVLQSTPMVIEDTLLDPRFCANPFVTGGPQIRFYAGAPLVAPNGHILGTVCVFDSKPRTLEQKQLHALEALARQVMSQMELRLKLIENEKAALAVQTAEKLAAVGRLASSLSHEINNPLAAVTNLLYLARLDESLKPETRAYLETADTELSRVATVATHTLRFHRQSTKPTRIAVVKLVEDAMTLFEARFKNFDICVDQRLSAGLQLTCYEGEIRQLLNSLVGNAVDAMRASGTLTVRAAKATRWSTGEEGVRITVADGGCGMSAETLAHAFEAFFTTKDIQGTGLGLWVSRQIAAQHGGSIEARSRMSGKRRGSTFALWLPLSLRVRA; encoded by the coding sequence ATGGACGCTTACACACGATTTTCAGCTCCAGTTCCTCAGCATGATGCTGAGCGAGTGGCGACGCTGAATCGGTATGCGATCCTCGACACTCCGCCGGAACAGGCGTTTGATGATATCACTGAAATAGCTGCTTATATCTGCGCGGCGCCTTACTCCACGATTACGCTGGTCGATCGCGACCGGCAGTGGTTCAAGTCGGAAGTCGGCTTTGGAACAAATGAAACCGGGCGGGACGATGGGTTCTGCGCGTGTGCTGTGTTGCAGTCGACACCGATGGTGATCGAAGACACGCTGCTTGATCCACGGTTTTGTGCGAATCCTTTTGTGACGGGCGGTCCGCAGATCCGGTTCTACGCCGGAGCGCCGCTGGTTGCGCCGAACGGTCATATCCTTGGCACGGTTTGTGTGTTCGATTCGAAGCCCAGGACGCTGGAGCAGAAGCAGTTACATGCTCTGGAAGCGCTGGCGCGGCAGGTGATGTCGCAGATGGAGTTGCGGCTGAAGCTGATTGAAAACGAGAAGGCGGCGCTTGCCGTACAGACGGCTGAAAAGCTGGCTGCGGTAGGGCGGTTGGCCTCGTCGCTTTCGCATGAGATCAATAACCCGTTGGCTGCGGTGACGAACCTGCTTTACCTCGCGCGACTGGATGAGTCGCTGAAGCCTGAGACGCGGGCGTACCTGGAGACTGCCGACACGGAGTTGTCGCGGGTGGCTACGGTGGCGACGCATACGCTTCGCTTCCACCGGCAGTCTACAAAGCCGACCAGGATTGCGGTGGTGAAGCTTGTTGAGGACGCCATGACTCTATTTGAGGCGCGCTTCAAGAACTTCGATATTTGCGTAGACCAGCGGTTGTCCGCGGGGCTGCAACTCACCTGCTATGAGGGGGAGATTCGACAGCTGCTGAACAGCCTGGTGGGTAACGCGGTGGATGCGATGCGGGCGAGTGGGACGCTGACGGTGCGGGCAGCGAAGGCCACGCGCTGGTCGACCGGCGAAGAGGGTGTGCGGATTACGGTTGCCGACGGCGGCTGCGGGATGTCTGCGGAGACGCTGGCGCACGCGTTCGAGGCGTTTTTTACGACGAAGGATATTCAAGGTACGGGGTTGGGGCTCTGGGTCTCGCGACAGATCGCGGCGCAGCATGGTGGGTCTATCGAAGCGCGTAGCCGTATGAGCGGCAAACGTCGAGGGTCGACGTTTGCTTTGTGGCTGCCGCTTTCGCTGCGGGTGCGGGCTTAG
- a CDS encoding glucose 1-dehydrogenase, with amino-acid sequence MAKLTGKVAVVTGASKGIGAAIAKKLGAEGASVVVNYASDKAGAEKVVAEIEAAGGKAVVAGGSVTKQADIDAIFAAATKAFGKVDVLVNNAGVYEMKPITDVTEEHIDWIFDTNVKGLLLTTKAALKYFPAEGGSIVNIGSLVSEITPPGSSVYTATKGAVDAITRVLAKELGDRKIRVNAVNPGFVVTEGSHAAGFAGGQFEDWAVSQTPLKRAGRPDDIADAVAFVVSEDARWVNGSLLQAAGGAR; translated from the coding sequence ATGGCAAAGCTTACGGGTAAGGTAGCGGTGGTTACGGGCGCGTCAAAGGGCATTGGCGCAGCGATTGCGAAGAAGCTGGGCGCGGAAGGCGCAAGCGTCGTTGTGAACTACGCGTCGGATAAGGCAGGCGCGGAGAAGGTGGTTGCAGAGATTGAAGCAGCAGGCGGCAAGGCTGTCGTCGCTGGTGGATCGGTGACCAAGCAGGCCGACATTGATGCGATCTTTGCAGCAGCGACGAAAGCTTTCGGCAAGGTAGATGTGTTGGTGAACAACGCTGGTGTCTACGAGATGAAGCCGATCACGGACGTGACCGAAGAGCACATTGACTGGATCTTCGATACGAACGTGAAGGGCCTGTTGCTGACGACGAAGGCCGCATTGAAGTACTTCCCGGCTGAAGGTGGCAGCATTGTGAACATCGGTTCGTTGGTGAGTGAGATCACGCCTCCGGGCTCGTCGGTGTACACGGCGACAAAGGGTGCTGTGGACGCTATTACTCGCGTGCTGGCGAAAGAGTTGGGCGATCGTAAGATTCGCGTGAACGCAGTGAATCCGGGCTTTGTGGTGACCGAAGGTTCTCATGCTGCGGGCTTCGCTGGCGGTCAGTTTGAGGATTGGGCTGTTTCTCAGACACCGCTGAAGCGCGCGGGACGTCCGGACGATATCGCTGATGCGGTGGCGTTCGTGGTGTCGGAAGATGCGCGCTGGGTGAACGGATCGCTGCTGCAAGCTGCAGGCGGCGCTCGCTAA
- a CDS encoding winged helix-turn-helix domain-containing protein codes for MPTAQKTRLSQEQFEQIARVLSDPKRFGILEQVAKNKCESGYTPCSMLKAHECLSPATISHHLKELQESGLVDVAREGRTAKLTLRRDVWDAYLAELSSL; via the coding sequence ATGCCTACGGCGCAGAAAACCCGGCTTTCGCAGGAACAGTTCGAGCAGATTGCTCGCGTTCTTTCTGACCCGAAGCGCTTTGGCATTCTGGAGCAGGTGGCGAAGAATAAGTGCGAGAGCGGTTATACGCCGTGCTCGATGCTGAAGGCGCATGAGTGCCTTTCCCCGGCGACGATTTCGCACCACCTGAAAGAGCTGCAGGAGTCGGGGCTGGTGGATGTGGCCCGCGAAGGCCGCACGGCGAAGCTCACACTGCGTCGCGATGTGTGGGACGCGTACCTGGCAGAGCTCTCAAGCCTGTAA